The following are encoded together in the Paraburkholderia sp. BL10I2N1 genome:
- a CDS encoding phospholipase C, phosphocholine-specific, with protein MTSNSRRRFLQTIASSAGAAAALTAFPESIRNALAVPAASRTGTIRDVEHIVVFMQENRSFDHYMGHLRGVRGYNDRFPIPLPGGKPVWYQPSKEDATKPVLPFHLNTQTTSAQCVGDLDHTWYKTHAAIDAGRYDQWPANKTDMTMGYHLRSDIPFHYALADAFTVCDAYFCSLPGPTHPNRSYLMTGMVDPTGKLGGPLLDNNDYVDGDGPPTWQLLSWTTYPERLQAAGISWQIYQQGLTGADPLNGNYGTNILQNFTNFINAQPGSPLYERAQTVRTIDDLKADVLAGKLPQVSWLCPPAAYSEHPKYTPAYGAEYTSQILDALTANPEVWSKTVLFIMYDENDGFFDHIVPPQPATSRAQGLSTVTTEGEIHNVVNPGRGGSYTVDNLPYGLGPRVPMTIVSPWSKGGFVCSQVFDHTSVIRFIETRFGVHEPNITAWRRAVCGDLISAFDFRTPDAQMPSLPDTSNYKSIADNQCATQPAPAVPATPGPIDPQESGIRFARPLPYELHANGRIDGKQNSLVIEFGNTGDQGAHFYVYATNRSDGPWRYTVEAGKSLKETFDLTSTSGIYAFTVYGPNGFVRQFAGNAPSQAPTQAPGRSGHDKPALPEVRVHYDVANGNVFLRFTNRGEGPARLSVADNAYGAHPRPVVVPPGGQADEPWILAASHHWYDLTVTSNDDGAFVRRLAGHVETGRPSISDPAAVAPVTAAV; from the coding sequence ATGACCTCGAATAGCCGTCGCCGTTTCCTGCAAACCATAGCGTCGTCTGCCGGCGCAGCCGCCGCGCTGACTGCATTTCCCGAATCGATCAGAAACGCGCTTGCCGTGCCCGCGGCGTCGCGCACCGGAACGATCCGCGATGTCGAGCACATCGTCGTGTTCATGCAGGAGAACCGCTCGTTCGACCACTACATGGGCCATCTGCGCGGCGTGCGCGGCTATAACGACCGCTTCCCGATTCCGCTGCCAGGCGGCAAGCCGGTGTGGTATCAGCCGTCGAAGGAAGATGCGACGAAGCCGGTGCTGCCGTTCCACCTGAACACACAGACCACGAGCGCGCAGTGTGTCGGCGATCTGGATCACACCTGGTACAAGACTCACGCCGCGATCGACGCGGGCCGCTACGACCAGTGGCCTGCGAACAAGACCGACATGACGATGGGCTATCACCTGCGTAGCGACATCCCCTTCCACTACGCGCTCGCCGATGCCTTCACCGTGTGCGACGCTTACTTCTGCTCGCTGCCGGGGCCAACGCACCCGAACCGCTCGTATCTGATGACCGGTATGGTCGACCCCACCGGCAAGCTGGGCGGCCCGCTGCTCGACAATAACGATTACGTCGACGGCGACGGGCCGCCGACCTGGCAGTTGCTATCGTGGACGACGTACCCGGAGCGACTGCAGGCGGCGGGCATTTCGTGGCAGATCTACCAGCAGGGCCTGACGGGTGCAGATCCACTGAATGGCAACTACGGCACCAACATCCTGCAGAACTTCACGAACTTCATCAACGCCCAGCCAGGCTCACCCCTGTATGAACGCGCGCAGACAGTGCGTACGATCGACGACCTGAAGGCCGATGTGCTCGCCGGCAAGCTGCCGCAAGTCTCGTGGCTGTGCCCGCCGGCTGCCTATTCCGAGCATCCGAAGTACACGCCGGCGTACGGGGCGGAATATACGTCGCAGATTCTCGATGCGCTTACCGCGAACCCCGAGGTCTGGAGCAAGACGGTGTTGTTCATCATGTACGACGAGAACGACGGCTTCTTCGACCACATCGTGCCGCCACAGCCGGCGACTTCGCGTGCACAGGGCCTGTCGACGGTTACCACCGAAGGTGAGATCCACAACGTCGTGAATCCTGGCCGCGGCGGCAGCTACACCGTCGACAACCTGCCATACGGTCTCGGGCCGCGCGTGCCGATGACGATAGTGTCGCCGTGGAGCAAGGGCGGTTTCGTTTGCTCGCAGGTGTTCGACCACACGTCGGTGATCCGCTTCATCGAAACGCGCTTCGGCGTGCACGAGCCGAACATTACGGCGTGGCGTCGTGCGGTGTGCGGCGATCTGATTTCGGCGTTCGACTTCCGCACGCCCGACGCGCAAATGCCGTCGCTGCCGGATACCAGCAACTACAAGAGCATCGCCGACAACCAGTGCGCGACGCAGCCTGCGCCGGCCGTTCCCGCGACGCCGGGCCCGATCGATCCGCAGGAATCAGGGATCCGCTTCGCGCGTCCGTTGCCGTACGAGCTGCATGCGAACGGACGCATCGACGGGAAGCAGAACAGCTTGGTGATCGAATTCGGCAACACCGGCGATCAGGGTGCGCACTTCTATGTGTACGCGACGAATCGCAGCGATGGGCCGTGGCGCTATACCGTCGAGGCAGGCAAGTCGTTGAAGGAGACGTTCGATCTGACGTCTACCAGCGGTATCTATGCGTTCACCGTGTACGGGCCGAATGGTTTCGTCCGGCAGTTTGCTGGCAACGCCCCGAGCCAGGCGCCGACCCAGGCGCCTGGCAGGAGCGGACACGACAAGCCGGCGCTGCCCGAGGTCAGGGTGCACTACGATGTCGCCAACGGGAACGTGTTCCTTCGGTTCACGAATCGCGGCGAGGGTCCCGCGCGACTTTCCGTTGCCGACAATGCTTATGGTGCGCATCCGCGCCCGGTGGTCGTGCCGCCGGGAGGCCAGGCCGACGAGCCGTGGATTCTCGCGGCGAGTCATCACTGGTACGACCTCACGGTCACCAGCAACGACGACGGCGCCTTCGTTCGCCGGCTCGCGGGTCACGTCGAAACAGGGCGGCCGAGCATCAGCGATCCGGCAGCGGTCGCACCGGTGACTGCAGCGGTCTGA
- a CDS encoding DUF3455 domain-containing protein: MSQDSRKRSAAFRVAVVSTWLLASCAAMDHPAVPSALKPADAQRTVASLTASGVQIYVCKRDQNNQLAWTFKSPQADLYDGSGKLVVKHYAGPSWEASDGSKITGKVLQQAPNTGEPGSIALLLLQATNAGGPGLLGSVRYVQRLNTRGGIAPLQPCTQEGQEGRSPYLADYVFLD, from the coding sequence ATGTCGCAAGACTCCAGAAAACGTAGCGCAGCATTTCGCGTTGCCGTTGTCAGCACATGGCTGCTCGCGTCCTGCGCCGCGATGGACCACCCGGCGGTTCCGTCCGCGCTCAAGCCCGCCGATGCGCAGCGCACCGTTGCATCGCTCACTGCATCGGGCGTGCAGATATACGTTTGCAAACGCGACCAGAACAATCAGCTGGCGTGGACATTCAAGTCCCCGCAGGCCGACTTGTATGACGGATCCGGCAAGCTCGTCGTCAAACACTATGCAGGTCCGAGCTGGGAAGCCTCCGATGGCAGCAAGATCACCGGCAAGGTGCTGCAACAGGCTCCGAATACGGGCGAGCCCGGCAGCATTGCGCTCCTGCTGCTGCAGGCGACGAACGCTGGCGGTCCGGGCCTGCTCGGCTCGGTGCGCTACGTGCAACGCCTGAATACGCGCGGTGGCATCGCGCCTCTTCAGCCTTGCACGCAGGAAGGACAGGAAGGCCGGAGCCCCTATCTCGCCGACTACGTATTCCTCGATTGA